The Solenopsis invicta isolate M01_SB chromosome 12, UNIL_Sinv_3.0, whole genome shotgun sequence genome window below encodes:
- the LOC105201279 gene encoding uncharacterized protein LOC105201279 produces the protein MDPGSETSLITESLAQRLRLPRTPASVAIYGVGGLKSGVSRGRIAMNLTSRVGNAVFAISALVMPRLSIYGGSVEANSSGWSHIRGLDLADPDFSSTDPVELLLGVNVYAKVARPGMRLGGDEEPIAQQTALGWIIMGLVSTCQVTTALTSLQCSAVDDLNALVRRFWELEEPPRATLPLSPGDAACEEHYLRSHSRDASRRYVVRLATRSALPDLRDTRLTALRVLQANEHRFRREVALRDAYSQFMTEYLELGHMTPASPLPADCSRVCYLPHHGVWKGDGEEARIRVVFNGSSRTSSGTSLNGELLAGPNLLPTLCDVITRWRKHQFVLAADIEKMYRQIWVHPEDRDLQRIYWKIGSRVQEFHLNTVTYGLASAPYLALETCELREQLTQLCLAGGFRLRKWVANHEDLLRDIPAEHRSSLPSTVALTSEEHDVLGIRWLPAEESFAPTVKSMAEELVTKRTVLRQTARLFDPLSWLAPVVINAKLLIQAAWLRRLDWDAPLAADDVECWRRLRTELPVREEIRIPRWSRAYSPGALIEMHGFADASERAYGAILYLRTIADGRAWLTLLIAKTRVAPLRQVSLPRLELCAAALLARIAAHIASVLALDGAAIHLWTDSTVVLEWLQGHPTRWTTFVANRVAEVQGALPDAHWHHVPERINPADCASRGMSPLELRAHELWWRRPQYLWASSAAWPAETAVALSRGLPEQRAARVHIACEGQEPEELTRFSSLHRLLRRIAFRDEIRALSRGRIERSRSPLRLLSPFLDDRGLLRVGGRLKHALLSVDQRHPIILPQGSHLTYLVVADEHGRVLHGGTQLTLASLRWRYWVLRGWQLVKHYIHRCLPCLRWRAANPQPRMGSLPRARVVPSRPFTHTGLDYSGPILLRTTKGRGHRAYKAFVAGFVCFSSRAVHLEVVSDYTADAFLAAFRRFVSRRGLCLHLYTDCGTNFVGADRQLRGLLGMASKSSRSIVGKLAEEGVEWHFNPPAAPHFGCLWEAAVEAFKHHLRRVIGESTLTYEEMATFLAEVEACLNSRSLQALSEDADELDVLTPGHFLVGGPLKAIPEPALTGIPPSKLTRWKLLQQMRDHLWQR, from the exons ATGGATCCGGGATCAGAGACTTCGTTGATCACAGAATCGCTGGCCCAACGCCTGCGACTGCCGCGGACACCGGCGTCCGTGGCAATTTACGGAGTAGGCGGGTTGAAGTCGGGGGTGTCGCGGGGACGGATCGCGATGAATCTGACCTCGCGCGTTGGAAACGCGGTGTTTGCCATCTCCGCCTTGGTGATGCCAAGACTCTCGATTTACGGTGGTTCCGTGGAAGCTAACTCCAGCGGATGGTCGCACATCCGCGGCCTTGATCTCGCTGACCCTGACTTCAGTTCTACGGACCCAGTCGAGCTGCTACTCGGTGTCAACGTCTACGCCAAGGTGGCACGACCAGGCATGCGGCTGGGAGGTGATGAGGAACCAATTGCGCAGCAGACCGCTCTGGGATGGATCATCATGGGTCTGGTAAGCACTTGTCAGGTGACCACAGCCTTGACTTCGTTGCAGTGCTCCGCTGTTGACGATTTGAACGCATTGGTGCGTCGATTTTGGGAACTGGAGGAACCGCCGCGAGCGACACTCCCCCTGTCTCCGGGCGACGCGGCTTGCGAGGAGCATTACTTGCGGTCGCATTCACGGGACGCCTCGAGACGTTACGTCGTCCGACTCGCGACTCGTTCGGCTCTGCCGGACTTACGTGACACGCGACTCACCGCGCTGCGAGTGTTGCAGGCGAACGAGCACCGCTTCCGGAGGGAAGTCGCTCTTCGTGACGCGTACTCACAATTCATGACCGAGTACCTCGAGCTTGGCCACATGACGCCGGCGTCTCCCTTACCGGCGGACTGTTCACGCGTCTGTTACTTGCCCCATCACGGAGTATGGAAAGGCGACGGCGAGGAGGCTAGGATCCGCGTCGTGTTCAACGGCTCTTCACGGACATCCTCTGGTACCTCCTTAAATGGCGAACTTCTTGCAGGGCCGAATTTATTGCCGACGCTCTGCGACGTGATAACGCGCTGGCGTAAACACCAGTTTGTTCTTGCTGCGGACATCGAAAAGATGTACCGGCAGATTTGGGTGCATCCGGAGGACCGTGACCTTCAACGGATTTACTGGAAGATAGGCAGCCGAGTCCAGGAGTTCCACCTTAACACGGTTACTTACGGGCTGGCCAGTGCACCCTACTTGGCT CTCGAGACCTGCGAGCTGCGCGAGCAGCTGACTCAGTTGTGCTTGGCGGGAGGCTTCCGCTTACGCAAGTGGGTCGCCAACCATGAAGACCTGCTGCGCGACATCCCCGCTGAACACCGGTCGTCACTGCCGTCGACGGTCGCATTGACGTCGGAGGAGCACGACGTCCTGGGGATACGTTGGCTTCCCGCTGAGGAGAGCTTTGCTCCAACTGTCAAGAGCATGGCAGAGGAGTTGGTCACCAAGCGCACGGTGTTGAGGCAGACCGCGCGTCTCTTCGACCCGCTGAGCTGGCTCGCCCCGGTCGTAATAAATGCTAAACTTCTCATTCAGGCGGCCTGGCTACGGCGACTTGACTGGGATGCTCCCCTTGCTGCAGACGACGTGGAGTGCTGGCGACGGTTGCGGACGGAGCTGCCCGTCCGGGAGGAGATCCGCATCCCGCGTTGGTCACGTGCGTATTCTCCGGGCGCGCTTATTGAGATGCACGGTTTCGCCGATGCGTCGGAACGCGCCTACGGAGCGATTTTATACCTCCGCACAATCGCGGACGGCAGGGCGTGGCTGACGCTGCTGATCGCCAAGACGCGAGTCGCGCCGCTCAGACAGGTCTCCCTTCCGCGACTGGAGCTTTGCGCGGCTGCTCTGTTGGCTCGGATCGCGGCTCACATCGCTTCCGTCCTGGCCCTGGATGGAGCGGCTATTCACCTTTGGACGGACTCCACAGTCGTTCTGGAATGGCTTCAGGGACATCCCACGCGATGGACAACCTTCGTGGCAAACAGGGTCGCCGAGGTTCAAGGAGCACTGCCGGACGCGCACTGGCATCACGTGCCGGAGCGGATCAATCCGGCCGATTGTGCATCACGGGGAATGTCACCCCTGGAGCTGCGAGCGCATGAGCTCTGGTGGCGAAGACCTCAGTACCTGTGGGCGAGCTCTGCGGCTTGGCCGGCCGAGACCGCGGTGGCCTTGAGTCGTGGACTGCCTGAGCAGCGAGCTGCTCGGGTCCACATCGCTTGCGAGGGGCAAGAACCGGAGGAGCTGACTCGCTTCTCCTCGTTGCACCGTTTGCTTCGG AGGATTGCCTTCCGGGACGAGATTAGGGCTCTGTCGAGGGGACGTATCGAGCGCTCTCGGAGTCCACTCCGGTTGCTGAGTCCGTTTCTCGACGATAGGGGACTGCTGCGCGTGGGTGGTCGACTGAAGCACGCGCTGTTGAGTGTGGACCAGCGTCATCCCATAATACTTCCGCAGGGCTCGCATCTCACCTATCTGGTGGTCGCGGACGAGCACGGTCGTGTTCTTCATGGAGGGACCCAATTAACTCTCGCATCGTTGCGTTGGAGGTACTGGGTACTGCGAGGTTGGCAATTGGTGAAGCACTACATTCATCGTTGTCTTCCATGCTTGCGATGGCGGGCGGCGAACCCCCAACCACGGATGGGCAGCCTTCCACGAGCCAGAGTCGTTCCGAGTCGACCGTTCACTCATACGGGCTTGGACTACTCTGGACCGATCCTCCTGCGCACCACGAAGGGTCGAGGTCACAGGGCCTACAAGGCCTTTGTGGCGGGCTTTGTTTGTTTCAGTTCGCGAGCCGTCCACCTCGAAGTCGTTAGCGACTACACAGCTGATGCCTTTCTTGCAGCGTTCCGGCGCTTCGTGTCCCGCAGAGGATTGTGCTTGCACCTGTACACTGACTGCGGGACTAACTTCGTGGGCGCGGATCGACAGCTGCGCGGTCTTTTGGGAATGGCGAGCAAGAGTAGCCGGAGTATAGTAGGAAAGCTAGCAGAGGAGGGTGTGGAGTGGCACTTCAACCCTCCCGCTGCCCCTCACTTTGGCTGCCTCTGGGAAGCTGCGGTCGAGGCCTTCAAACACCATCTGCGCCGAGTCATCGGCGAGTCAACACTGACTTACGAGGAGATGGCTACATTTTTGGCCGAAGTGGAGGCGTGTCTCAACTCTCGATCGTTACAGGCGCTCTCGGAAGACGCCGACGAGTTGGATGTGTTGACACCGGGTCACTTTCTCGTTGGCGGTCCGTTGAAGGCTATCCCCGAACCGGCACTGACGGGGATTCCCCCCAGTAAGCTGACACGCTGGAAGCTACTCCAGCAAATGAGGGATCATCTTTGGCAGCGATAG